The Halorussus salinus genome includes a region encoding these proteins:
- a CDS encoding AI-2E family transporter has translation MNWNEFIDYDRNRIAWWLYLLVLAVGVVYVGYSFVGMFVLGVFLYYASRPVCDRVSSHVDNDGLAAGLTLAGIVTPILLVVGYVLLAGLRDAATLSGMPGSGLLAPLLNVDQLTTNQQSLVQTLVENPSRVGSLGTDRIRQVATAATTALGAVFGTLVLLSLSFGLAFFLLRDDDRIAAWFRDEVASPGSAAHAYAYAVDDELETVFFGNVLFVATMAILAAVVYYGFNFIAPPALTIPFAILLALLTGVASLVPLVVGKIVYVPVVGYLAWVAAGSGSASMIYPVGLLVVSFLVLDILPQTFLQPYISGNEIHMGIMMFAYLLGPMLFGWYGFFLLPLFFVLVIQAVRIVVTDLIHADELTPDVDAAPSLGERDLGDLGDEDDEDTDDSSEGASSASS, from the coding sequence GTGAACTGGAACGAATTCATCGACTACGACCGGAATCGAATCGCGTGGTGGCTCTACCTGCTGGTGCTGGCGGTCGGCGTCGTCTACGTCGGCTACTCGTTCGTCGGGATGTTCGTGCTGGGCGTGTTCCTCTACTACGCCTCGCGGCCCGTCTGCGACCGCGTGAGCAGTCACGTGGACAACGACGGTCTGGCCGCGGGCCTGACGCTGGCGGGCATCGTGACGCCGATACTTCTCGTCGTGGGCTACGTCCTCTTGGCGGGACTGCGCGACGCGGCAACGCTGTCGGGAATGCCGGGAAGCGGCCTACTCGCTCCGTTGCTAAACGTGGACCAACTCACGACGAACCAGCAGAGCCTCGTCCAGACGCTCGTGGAGAACCCGTCGAGAGTGGGGTCGCTGGGTACCGACCGAATCAGACAGGTGGCGACCGCCGCGACGACCGCGCTCGGTGCGGTGTTCGGAACGCTCGTCCTCCTGTCGCTATCCTTCGGGTTGGCGTTCTTCCTCCTGCGGGACGACGACCGCATCGCGGCGTGGTTCCGCGACGAGGTGGCCTCGCCGGGGTCGGCGGCCCACGCCTACGCCTACGCGGTGGACGACGAACTGGAGACGGTCTTCTTCGGGAACGTGCTGTTCGTGGCCACGATGGCGATTCTGGCGGCGGTCGTCTACTACGGATTCAACTTCATCGCGCCGCCCGCACTGACCATCCCCTTCGCCATCCTGCTCGCGCTGCTGACAGGGGTCGCCAGCCTCGTCCCGCTCGTGGTCGGGAAAATCGTCTACGTGCCGGTGGTCGGCTACCTCGCGTGGGTCGCGGCCGGGAGCGGGAGCGCGTCGATGATATACCCCGTCGGTCTGCTGGTGGTGTCGTTTCTCGTCCTCGACATCCTGCCCCAGACGTTCCTCCAGCCCTACATCTCGGGCAACGAGATTCACATGGGCATCATGATGTTCGCGTACCTCCTCGGGCCGATGCTGTTCGGGTGGTACGGGTTCTTCCTGCTTCCCCTCTTCTTCGTGCTAGTGATTCAGGCGGTCCGCATCGTCGTGACCGACCTCATCCACGCCGACGAGTTGACGCCGGACGTAGACGCCGCGCCCTCGCTCGGCGAGCGCGACCTCGGTGACTTGGGCGACGAGGACGACGAGGACACCGACGACTCGTCGGAGGGTGCCTCGTCGGCGTCGTCGTAG
- a CDS encoding glycosyltransferase produces the protein MRVLVIPELYRPDDPSANGTLSDAVTWVRGWLDRDSSMHVYWLVPPSVPDDAIAADRQRVTAIRAEPFGPDGDSSADDAAATDAADLFTEGGYSWAELAAVEREIYDRGAYLDAVIDQRRTGRFDLRKWLCRQTDRWAADVAPFAVIANVHDLQVPFKYRYCDHRDAFQSRMEMASSVFTDGIWFKAGVDADRLREYATEVLRPEVVDAALEDAIETGSPIDSSAFSESYADEPRLLHLAGSLWEKKHADRLLAVGERLNDEFGVETLLTSMEPIPDAYADLPWVEAYPEADRETYDEALARGDLAVCASEYETLARTPFEQAASGQVLVVRDEPWIYDCVPDEYRFAGDADDLGDLAVEAVENWTEAVEENRRLVAHVEEVRDPEASSRRTHDDLRARVERKRDRYDLDAADAPVRSALDALSGDTPSGDAPADESASERPRTVDLDALRARTAEFTDAGNPATERRDYALADLVYALRSLGYRDAGNPGTPVFVLP, from the coding sequence ATGCGCGTCCTCGTCATCCCGGAACTCTATCGCCCCGACGACCCGAGCGCCAACGGCACGCTGTCCGACGCGGTGACGTGGGTCCGGGGGTGGCTCGACCGCGACTCCTCGATGCACGTCTACTGGCTGGTCCCGCCGAGCGTGCCCGACGACGCAATCGCGGCCGACCGCCAGCGCGTCACCGCGATTCGAGCCGAGCCGTTCGGTCCCGACGGGGACTCCTCGGCCGACGATGCGGCCGCCACCGACGCGGCCGACCTCTTCACCGAGGGCGGCTACAGTTGGGCCGAACTCGCCGCCGTCGAGCGGGAAATCTACGACCGAGGAGCCTACCTCGACGCCGTCATCGACCAGCGCCGGACCGGCCGGTTCGACCTGCGCAAGTGGCTGTGTCGCCAGACCGACCGCTGGGCGGCCGACGTGGCTCCGTTCGCGGTCATCGCCAACGTCCACGACCTGCAGGTGCCGTTCAAGTACCGCTACTGCGACCACCGCGACGCGTTCCAGAGCCGGATGGAGATGGCCAGTAGCGTCTTCACCGACGGCATCTGGTTCAAAGCGGGCGTGGACGCCGACCGACTCCGCGAGTACGCGACCGAGGTCCTGCGACCCGAAGTCGTCGATGCCGCGCTCGAAGATGCAATCGAGACTGGCAGTCCCATCGACTCCTCGGCGTTCTCCGAGTCCTACGCCGACGAACCGCGACTGCTCCACCTCGCGGGGTCGCTCTGGGAGAAGAAGCACGCCGACAGGCTACTGGCGGTCGGCGAGCGCCTCAACGACGAGTTCGGCGTCGAGACCCTGCTGACCAGCATGGAGCCGATTCCCGACGCCTACGCCGACCTGCCGTGGGTCGAGGCGTACCCCGAGGCCGACCGCGAGACCTACGACGAGGCCCTCGCTCGCGGCGACCTCGCGGTCTGTGCCAGCGAGTACGAGACGCTGGCCCGGACGCCCTTCGAGCAGGCCGCCAGCGGGCAGGTCCTCGTGGTGCGCGACGAGCCGTGGATTTACGACTGCGTGCCCGACGAGTACCGGTTCGCTGGCGACGCGGACGATTTGGGGGACCTCGCGGTCGAAGCGGTCGAGAACTGGACCGAAGCGGTCGAGGAGAACCGCCGACTCGTCGCCCATGTCGAGGAGGTCCGGGACCCCGAAGCCTCCTCGCGTCGGACTCACGACGACCTCCGTGCGCGCGTCGAACGGAAACGCGACCGGTACGACCTCGACGCCGCGGACGCGCCCGTTCGCTCCGCGCTTGACGCGCTGTCGGGCGACACACCGTCGGGGGACGCGCCCGCCGACGAGTCCGCGAGCGAGCGCCCTCGTACCGTGGACTTGGACGCGCTCCGCGCGCGCACCGCCGAGTTCACCGACGCGGGGAACCCGGCGACAGAGCGCCGAGACTACGCGCTGGCGGACCTCGTGTACGCGCTCCGGTCGCTCGGGTACCGGGACGCCGGGAATCCGGGGACGCCAGTGTTCGTCCTGCCGTAG
- the hemE gene encoding uroporphyrinogen decarboxylase, which translates to MSDLLVRAARGERTERPPVWLMRQAGRYIPEYREIREDYTFKEAISTPEVAERITLLPWDIFEPDGLVMFSDILTVLEPLGLDYHIESGTGPVIENPVTRPSEVPEDHTDVREELDYVGALLERLQESVGDRTSIIGFAGGPFTLAAYAVAGQPAGKKQKPIRRFRVEYPEAFRSLLERFADVVVEYVEYQVEAGADVIQLFDTYAGLLTPDDYREFVQPLHQRIFEACDVPGIVFARNPGGKLDLLANSGADVVSLDWTMDMAEARDQLGEMPVQGNLDPSYLLGDDEFVREQTERVIEKAGPEGHILNLGHGIDRETPVENAKAFVETAKNWEW; encoded by the coding sequence ATGAGCGACCTACTGGTCCGCGCCGCCCGAGGAGAGCGAACCGAGCGACCGCCGGTCTGGCTGATGCGACAGGCGGGACGCTACATCCCCGAGTACCGCGAGATTCGGGAGGACTACACGTTCAAGGAGGCCATCTCGACGCCCGAAGTCGCAGAGCGAATCACCCTTCTTCCGTGGGACATCTTCGAGCCGGACGGTCTCGTTATGTTCTCGGACATCCTGACGGTGCTGGAACCGCTCGGACTGGACTACCACATCGAGAGCGGGACCGGCCCGGTCATCGAGAACCCCGTGACCCGGCCCTCCGAAGTGCCGGAGGACCACACCGACGTGCGCGAGGAGCTAGATTACGTGGGGGCACTCCTCGAACGCCTCCAAGAGAGCGTCGGCGACCGGACCTCCATAATCGGCTTCGCTGGCGGTCCCTTCACCCTCGCGGCCTACGCCGTCGCTGGCCAGCCAGCGGGCAAGAAACAGAAGCCCATCCGGCGCTTCCGCGTCGAGTACCCCGAAGCGTTCCGGAGCCTGCTCGAACGCTTCGCCGATGTAGTGGTCGAGTACGTCGAGTATCAGGTCGAGGCGGGCGCGGACGTGATTCAACTGTTCGACACCTACGCCGGACTGCTGACGCCCGACGACTACCGGGAGTTCGTCCAACCGCTCCACCAGCGCATCTTCGAGGCCTGCGACGTGCCGGGCATCGTCTTCGCCCGGAATCCCGGCGGAAAGCTCGACCTGCTGGCGAACTCGGGCGCGGACGTAGTGAGCCTCGACTGGACGATGGACATGGCCGAGGCCCGCGACCAGTTGGGCGAGATGCCGGTACAGGGCAACCTCGACCCGAGCTATCTGCTGGGCGACGACGAGTTCGTCCGCGAGCAGACCGAGCGCGTCATCGAGAAGGCCGGGCCGGAGGGCCACATCCTCAATCTCGGCCACGGCATCGACCGGGAGACGCCCGTCGAGAACGCGAAGGCGTTCGTGGAGACGGCGAAGAACTGGGAGTGGTAG
- a CDS encoding outer membrane protein assembly factor BamB family protein, whose translation MPSDCSRRRLLASGVGVVALGGASMLVGIGSIETGRPSFGTWPRDRYDLRNRAANRHADPPTDPAVAWRARPVEKPECVVVGPERVYVGGEIHAGGKGVAALDPEEGRVEWTASVGGETLALHRDTLYAGARWGNSTDLTALDAATGERRWRSSVGDVHGVAVADGTVFAGGNPDSAALDADSGRVRWTGDGGPQAHPAIADGSLFVTDTYDLHRYSPRRVSNVLTGSSPPTDWRAEISGFTRSPVVAEGRVLVGSESYSQAPEEGALSSFRADAGERQWSAVDVTDDEAPVAVGSPAVRGRQCFSSLRRGQDSERYHAVVAHSLSDGTERWRVETGDWVTAVAVGGETVLVGTSADPDTPGEARNRLLGFALDGRERWSFDAGGAVRGVASVGRTVFVATENVSESGRNGALYALR comes from the coding sequence ATGCCCTCCGACTGCTCTCGCCGCCGCCTCCTCGCCTCGGGTGTCGGCGTCGTCGCGCTCGGCGGTGCCAGCATGCTCGTCGGTATCGGTTCCATCGAGACGGGGCGGCCCTCGTTCGGCACGTGGCCCCGCGACCGCTACGACCTCCGGAATCGCGCCGCGAATCGCCACGCCGACCCGCCGACCGACCCCGCGGTCGCGTGGCGCGCCCGCCCGGTCGAAAAACCCGAGTGCGTCGTCGTCGGTCCCGAGCGCGTCTACGTCGGCGGCGAAATCCACGCTGGCGGGAAGGGCGTCGCGGCGCTCGACCCCGAGGAGGGCCGCGTCGAGTGGACCGCGAGCGTCGGCGGCGAGACGTTGGCCCTCCACCGCGACACGCTCTACGCCGGGGCGCGCTGGGGTAACTCGACCGATCTCACCGCACTCGATGCCGCGACCGGCGAGCGACGCTGGCGCTCCTCGGTCGGCGACGTACACGGCGTCGCCGTCGCCGACGGGACTGTGTTCGCTGGCGGAAACCCCGACTCCGCCGCGCTAGACGCCGACTCGGGTCGGGTACGCTGGACCGGTGACGGCGGCCCTCAAGCCCATCCTGCAATCGCCGACGGGTCGCTGTTTGTGACGGATACGTACGACCTCCATCGGTACAGTCCCAGACGAGTCAGCAACGTACTCACCGGCAGTTCGCCGCCGACGGACTGGCGGGCCGAGATTTCGGGGTTCACGCGTTCCCCGGTCGTCGCCGAGGGCCGCGTCCTCGTCGGGTCGGAAAGCTACTCACAAGCGCCCGAGGAGGGCGCGCTCTCGTCGTTCCGCGCCGACGCGGGCGAACGCCAGTGGAGCGCGGTCGATGTCACGGACGACGAGGCTCCCGTCGCGGTCGGGTCGCCCGCAGTCCGTGGCAGGCAGTGTTTCTCGTCACTTCGCCGCGGTCAGGACAGCGAGCGATACCACGCCGTCGTCGCCCACTCCCTTTCCGACGGGACCGAACGCTGGCGCGTCGAGACTGGCGACTGGGTCACTGCCGTCGCAGTCGGCGGCGAGACGGTCCTCGTGGGCACGTCCGCCGACCCCGACACGCCGGGCGAGGCACGGAATCGACTCCTCGGGTTCGCGCTCGATGGGCGCGAGCGGTGGTCGTTCGACGCCGGGGGCGCGGTCCGAGGAGTCGCGTCGGTCGGCCGGACCGTGTTCGTCGCGACGGAAAACGTCTCCGAGAGCGGTCGCAACGGCGCGCTGTACGCGCTCCGGTAA
- the hemG gene encoding protoporphyrinogen oxidase, translated as MTTGENGTDGDDASVAEPLETSVGIVGAGITGLTLAHYLADRGVEFTVFEAAAEPGGVIRSDRIDGHVVEWGPQRVRRTERIDALIRDLDLESAVRTADPDLPICVYADGAIRPAPFSPTEFGETDLLSAEAKRQVLAEPFTDPADPEESAAELFTRKFGEETYRNLLGPLFGGIYGSDPAEMPVAHALAGFVKLEQRYGSLLKAAIHRTAGGRDTPPAISFDAGLQRLPEALAEAHAGNVRFETPVTAIREGETGDEDGNEGDGEEPPTYELDTPDGTDEFDRIVLTTPADLTADLVSDLAPDAADALRELNYNPLAMVYLETDLDAAGVEPALGYQVGFDADLRTLGVSWNASMFDRGVVTAFLGGMHDPEILDESDETMGEIAAEEFEQVTGARAEVVDVAHHRRGFPAYDSSWDAIERVELPEGVRLATNYTARMGVPSRLREAELLADSINNKNIN; from the coding sequence ATGACGACCGGCGAGAACGGAACCGACGGCGACGACGCGTCGGTCGCCGAACCGTTGGAAACCTCAGTCGGAATCGTCGGCGCTGGCATCACCGGCCTGACGCTGGCCCACTACCTCGCCGACCGCGGCGTCGAGTTTACCGTCTTCGAGGCCGCGGCCGAACCCGGCGGCGTGATTCGGAGCGACCGCATCGACGGCCACGTCGTGGAGTGGGGGCCACAGCGGGTCCGGCGCACCGAGCGCATCGACGCGCTGATTCGGGACCTCGACCTCGAATCGGCGGTCCGCACCGCGGACCCCGACCTCCCCATCTGCGTCTACGCCGACGGCGCGATTCGACCAGCGCCGTTCTCCCCGACCGAGTTCGGCGAGACCGACCTGCTGTCGGCGGAGGCCAAGCGGCAGGTCCTCGCGGAGCCGTTCACCGACCCCGCCGACCCCGAGGAGTCCGCCGCCGAACTGTTCACCCGTAAGTTCGGCGAGGAGACCTACCGGAACTTGCTCGGTCCCCTCTTCGGCGGCATCTACGGCTCGGACCCCGCGGAGATGCCGGTTGCCCACGCGCTCGCTGGCTTCGTGAAACTCGAACAGCGATACGGCAGTCTGCTGAAGGCCGCCATCCACCGGACCGCGGGCGGGCGCGACACGCCCCCGGCCATCTCGTTCGACGCCGGTCTCCAACGACTTCCGGAAGCGCTTGCCGAGGCCCACGCCGGGAACGTCCGCTTCGAGACGCCCGTGACGGCGATTCGAGAGGGAGAGACCGGTGACGAGGACGGCAACGAGGGCGACGGCGAGGAGCCCCCGACCTACGAACTGGACACGCCCGACGGGACCGACGAGTTCGACCGCATCGTCCTCACGACGCCCGCGGACCTCACGGCCGACCTCGTGAGCGACCTCGCACCGGACGCGGCGGACGCGCTCCGCGAACTGAACTACAATCCGCTGGCGATGGTCTACCTCGAAACCGACCTCGACGCGGCGGGCGTCGAGCCAGCACTCGGCTATCAGGTCGGCTTCGACGCCGACCTCCGGACGCTGGGCGTCTCGTGGAACGCGAGCATGTTCGACCGCGGCGTCGTCACGGCGTTCCTCGGCGGGATGCACGACCCCGAGATTCTGGACGAGAGCGACGAGACGATGGGCGAGATTGCGGCCGAGGAGTTCGAGCAGGTCACCGGCGCGCGAGCCGAGGTCGTGGACGTGGCTCACCACCGCCGGGGGTTCCCGGCCTACGACTCCTCGTGGGACGCAATCGAGCGCGTCGAGTTGCCCGAAGGCGTCCGACTGGCGACCAACTACACCGCCCGGATGGGCGTCCCGAGTCGGCTTCGAGAAGCCGAACTCCTCGCGGATAGTATAAATAATAAAAATATAAATTAG
- the hemH gene encoding ferrochelatase, translated as MTTGVVLLNFGEPAEPTRENVVAYLERIFLNNASLEEADTEEEKRERARQLAERRAPGLIEEYEEIGGSPLDPQAKAQADALADELLDRGYDVETYLGMQFTEPFIADAVEAAHDDGVDQLVALPIYPLCGASTTIAANEELRNAADDLDWDVPVAEITGWHRHPQYNAIRADNVRRFADAHGVDLHDEGTELVYSAHGTPRHYLNEGSRYDTYVEEFCEVVGRKLGVEDYSLGYQNHENRDIPWTEPEVEEVVEELGEDDSVERIVVEPISFMHEQSETLSELDDELREEAEAVGLDFYRVPVPHDDDRFRSVLGDLVEPFVGEFDPGYYQYRQCQCSDSPDAMCLNAPVERI; from the coding sequence ATGACCACAGGAGTCGTCTTGCTCAACTTCGGTGAGCCTGCGGAACCGACCCGCGAGAACGTCGTCGCCTACCTCGAACGCATCTTCCTCAACAACGCCTCGCTGGAGGAGGCCGACACCGAAGAAGAGAAGCGCGAGCGCGCCCGCCAACTCGCCGAACGCCGCGCGCCCGGTCTCATCGAGGAGTACGAGGAGATCGGCGGCTCCCCGCTCGACCCGCAGGCGAAGGCCCAAGCCGACGCGCTGGCCGACGAACTCCTCGACCGGGGCTACGACGTGGAGACGTACCTCGGGATGCAGTTCACCGAGCCGTTCATCGCCGACGCCGTGGAAGCGGCCCACGACGACGGCGTGGACCAACTCGTCGCCCTGCCCATCTACCCGCTCTGCGGTGCCTCCACGACCATCGCGGCCAACGAGGAGCTTCGGAACGCGGCCGACGACCTCGACTGGGACGTGCCCGTCGCCGAGATTACGGGCTGGCACCGCCACCCCCAGTACAACGCGATTCGGGCCGACAACGTCCGACGCTTCGCCGACGCCCACGGGGTGGACCTCCACGACGAAGGCACCGAACTCGTCTACTCCGCCCACGGCACGCCGCGCCACTACCTGAACGAGGGGAGCCGCTACGACACCTACGTCGAGGAGTTCTGCGAAGTCGTCGGGCGGAAACTCGGCGTCGAGGACTACTCGCTGGGCTACCAGAACCACGAGAACCGCGACATCCCGTGGACCGAACCCGAGGTCGAGGAGGTCGTGGAAGAACTCGGCGAGGACGACTCCGTGGAGCGCATCGTGGTCGAACCCATCAGCTTCATGCACGAGCAGAGCGAGACCCTCTCGGAACTGGACGACGAACTCCGCGAGGAGGCCGAAGCGGTCGGCCTCGACTTCTACCGCGTGCCGGTCCCGCACGACGACGACCGATTCCGGTCCGTGCTGGGCGACCTCGTGGAACCGTTCGTCGGCGAGTTCGACCCCGGCTACTACCAGTACCGCCAGTGTCAGTGTTCGGACTCGCCCGACGCGATGTGCCTGAACGCCCCCGTCGAACGGATATGA
- a CDS encoding DICT sensory domain-containing protein produces MTLSAIIEEVTGTERTLRVYDPSDGRAVSELERHFEVQNVAVEETALPEGPDDFVVLQDGDEFLAAADLETLRRAVTFEAGLLDATDFEETRVPDVLKHVNDTTFTAYGKQRMILASREIEERAYRTREGELHSGFQRLSLLCDQWDLYNRIADRGVDVHVYGVPDWRPPETDWLTVHAEETDEIREAWFVAFDAPENGDCALVAAEEDDDEFEGFWTYDSALTGDVLGYLRDEYGTAR; encoded by the coding sequence ATGACACTCTCGGCGATTATCGAGGAGGTAACCGGAACCGAGCGAACCCTGCGGGTGTACGACCCCAGCGACGGGCGGGCCGTCTCGGAACTCGAACGTCACTTCGAGGTACAGAACGTCGCAGTCGAGGAGACCGCGCTCCCCGAGGGACCCGACGACTTCGTGGTGTTACAGGACGGCGACGAGTTCCTCGCGGCGGCCGACCTCGAAACGCTCCGGCGAGCGGTCACGTTCGAGGCGGGCCTCCTCGACGCGACCGACTTCGAGGAGACCCGAGTGCCGGACGTACTCAAGCACGTCAACGACACCACGTTCACGGCGTACGGGAAACAGCGGATGATTTTGGCCTCCCGCGAAATCGAGGAGCGGGCGTATCGCACCCGCGAGGGCGAACTCCACTCGGGGTTCCAGCGACTGTCGCTGTTGTGCGACCAGTGGGACCTCTACAATCGCATCGCCGACCGCGGCGTGGACGTTCACGTCTACGGCGTGCCCGACTGGCGACCGCCGGAGACCGACTGGCTGACCGTCCACGCCGAGGAGACCGACGAGATACGCGAGGCGTGGTTCGTGGCGTTCGACGCGCCGGAAAACGGCGACTGCGCGCTCGTCGCGGCCGAGGAGGACGACGACGAGTTCGAGGGGTTCTGGACTTACGATTCGGCGCTCACCGGCGACGTGTTGGGCTACCTGCGCGACGAGTACGGGACCGCTCGGTAG